The Oenanthe melanoleuca isolate GR-GAL-2019-014 chromosome 12, OMel1.0, whole genome shotgun sequence DNA window TCTGCTTGAACTGATTGCTGCTCCATGGTGCATCTGTGAGGCCTGAAGGCACCTCTGATTGCATGGACTGCAGAAGCCCATTGCCCTCAAAAACAACCTATTTACAGGGAGCAGTTCTTGCAAGTTGTCAGCCCAAATGACAAGATGTTCCTGATTTCCTTTTTAGACACAGCACGTGTCCCCACTAAAAGTGAGGCTTTTCTCAATGGTATTTTCCAGTGAACTGgggaagctgagctgctgaTAGTCATGGGAGTAGAAGAGAGTACTGTCCTGCTTGTGTAGCCTTTGTCAGTGAAGACTCAACCTGCTATTACAGCTTCCTATGCTCCTGTAGTAGTCGTCAGTGTGAGGATGCTGGATACATGTCCCACGTGTAGAGCACCCAGGTTTGGTAAGGAAAATATGCAGGCTCTGTAGCAGTCAAAAACATCAAAGGCAGTCATATTTCTAGTTTCTTCCTTGAAGGGAGCTTGGCATCTCTTAAGCCATATTGATATGAAATTAGCAGCCCCTGCTGATTGTCTTCTGGCtactgctgtgcccagctgaaAAGGCAGGACTTCTGTCCTCCTTGTGGGCTACTGTGTCACTCTTGGCAGAATGCAAGTGTCTTGTTAAATGTTGGTATCTGTTGGTCTCAGATTTGTGTTGAACTCTTCAGGCAGTCACTTGTAGCTTTGTATTGGTTGACACCTCATTAGCAATGTCTGTGTGACCAGCCAGTGGGAACCAAACTGTTGTTAAATTGTGACTGGTAAAGCTTGTTCAGCCCCAtctggggctctgctgcagtTGGAGTTTGAGGCTTCAATACAAAGGGTGTCTGGGCTGCTCGGACATTCTGCAACTGTGACTCTGGTTAACTAATGGCAATAACAGGCCATGCCCTTCCTCAGGATGAGACCTTGCTTTTTCAGAGTAGCTGAAAAATTGGAACAAATTCATATATCTACTCAAAGGTTTAGCTAAAGCATAGCACAGTGTGATTGTGGCACAAGTGGTATTTGCCAGGCTGTTTGGTGTGCTTGGTCCTCTAAAAACAGGATAAACGTTCAGTGACCGTCTCATTTCAGTGAAGCTCTAAGCAGGCATAAGCCCTTGAGATGCCAGATGTGCTAGAGAGCTTGCTACTTTTGAGAGGGAACGGTTCAGTCTGACTGAGCTGGTCCTGAATCATATTTCTAGATTCAATTTCCTTGAAGAAATGCTGAACCCAgtgagggaggagggagggaataAAAATAGCTCTCTGTAGTACAGAGACATCCATGCAAGAGAACAGTGAGTAGATGTGCTGTTTCTGTGTCAAAAGTGCACTTAGCTGCATTTTGGGACACTTTTCCCACGTTTCAGGACAGAAGGTTCTTCCGGAGCACAAGGGTAGCTCTTGTCAGGTCACTGTGGTGAGCATGCTGTTGTATGTGGTAGCCCCTAATGGAGACCTGATCTATCCACATCAGCTTGTTCACAGTGAGTGTTTTTGCTAAAGGTCTTGTGGGAAAGTGGAAGCTTTGCTTATTGGCCACAGTACCCAgaacagagctgcagtgcttcAGGTTCAAATACACCTTTTTGTGGGATACCTGCTTACTCTTGTGCTGCCTTCTGGGACAGGGAGCAAAACTAGGCATCCATAACTCTTGAGTTTAGTTCTGCTCAATGCCTGCTGCCCTACCACTTTGTGATTTGTTGGTGACAGAGGACACTAAGTTAGATGTGCTGTCCAACATCCTTACTTCAGCGCTGAGCTGGCTTCTAGCAGAAGGTGCAGGTGGCAGGCTGATCGCTGTAGTATCAGGGAACTCCTGGTCAAACATTCCAGCCTCTATAGACATGCTAGAATTGTGATTTCAACTGTTCAATAGCAAAGCTGAAACAGTAAAGACTGCTCAACAGCTTCAAAACTGGGATGGGTATTCTGCTGCTTAGGGAGCCTTGTCTTCCATGGAGGTGAGATTCCCCTAGGGCTGGATGCTTTCACACTAAAATTGTCCATGAACAACTTAGAATATTCCTTTTGCAAGGCCTGCTTCTGTTAAAGCATAGCTAATCTGAGGTCTGGTGAGCCATCAACGCAAACTACTACTGTTCCTTGCTTGTACCAACCcaattaatattaaaatgccTGCATTGTGACTTGACACGTGAACATCTCTAAGGAATTCATAACCTTCCATTTCTGCTTTGAGTTAAAGCAGCTGTCTTAATATAGCAAGGGAAAGGACAGTTGTAATGTACTCTGAAGCAACAAGGGAAACTTAATTAGACTTGGCATAGGCTTTATTTGCTCTTGCATCTGAGCTGTAGTGCTATGAAGCTTCATTGGATGAGTTTTGACTCTTGCTTTCAGATCAGCTAAGCCAGTGACACTTGCAGGTTAGGTGTTAGAGATTTTCCCATGCTACTCCTGCAGGTGAGCTTTAAAGGTAATAACAGTATTGTGGGAAAGAATGTGCTATACCAGCTTAATTTCCTGAGGGTCAGCATATCATTAATGGCTTATTTGCTTAGAGGATAGGCATTAAAAATAGAGTGGAAGGTCTCCTCTCCTGTATTAGAGACAGCTGTGTCATTTCTTTGGCACCAGTTAAGCCAGGAGGAGGAATGATGCTGATGATCAGGTCTTGGCTGATGTGGAGTGTCTGGTggctcctgagcagggctggttGGGTGTGCTGCTGTAGGCTGTGTTCTGAGCAGTCATGCAGATGATCTCGCTCAAATGGATTTTATGCAGTGTGAAACAGAGCTGAGTCTTGGATCAAATCTTAACAAACAAGTTTTTCTTTGTGATACCTCTGAAAAAGGAAGTGTGTGTTCAGAAGTGCTCCTGGGACTGGACACAAGCCCCATGTGAGCTCTTACACTGCCATCTGAAGGGTGTGTGCCTCAACAGGGTGCTGCCCTGGAGTAAATGTGTCAAATACCATAAAGCAAGACAAGCTGCATTATATAGTGCAGAATAATCTTAGGCTGGAGTCCCACTGACTCAGCACTATCTCAACTCAACCATTTTCTATGGAACCTGAAGATGTTTCCTTGTTGTACTGAGCAAAAAAAAACTCTGGAGTGTTGGTCTGTTTATACCTGCAATGAGAAGATTATTAAAGAGGGCTTGGCCCATCAACTGTCTAGGCTTCAAGGCAGCATCAGTTAAGACTGGTAGAACAAGGGTGTGAGACTGGGCAGTGTCCACTGCTggtccctggcagggctggggttcCTTACTGTCTCATGGCCCATACCAAATatgcagctgtggcagctcctcctgtgctATGGCTCATATCCGTTGCATCACCTGGGGTGGAAGCTGAGTGTCTCACCTGCCTGGTGTTGGTGGGGCAGTGACAGCCCTTCACACTGCTGGGTAGCCTGTCAGCTATGACAAGAAGGCAGTGTCAGCTCTGACTCAGCCTGACTTCCTATGTTTGCAGGTGGTTGCTCAGCTGAGTTACTTCTAAGGTAATGAATCTTGACAGAGCAGTTTTCCCTCCCCTCATAGTGGGACTTCAGGCTATGTTGAACTTGGGAGATAAGCATCCAGTGTGATTTAGTGTTGCAATTTAGGGCTGTGCAAATCCTTCTCTAAGCATGAGAACTAATGCCAGCTTGTCCAAAGCTGCTTCAAATACCAGGAGgcagtgagctgcagcagcaagtgATATTGGAAACACTCTGAGGAAAATAGAAGCAGTTCCCAGAAGCATGCTGGATTCTGGCACAGCCACTCCTGGGTGAGTTGTTTTCCTCTGTCCTGAGGAAATCAGGTGACTTGCACTGGACTTGAACCTATGCAGATGTTTTTCATGACAGTTCAGTGTACACAGCTGTctttaaactgttttaaagCTCTGTTCATTTGCTTCTTGCTCCATCCGGGCTGCTTATGCTGACAAGTGTCACTTGTTATGTGCTTTGCAAACACAGGAGGTGCACAGGAGAGCTTCTGTGGTCTGTTGTCCCCATGGCTGGCTATAGGGGAGACAAGCTATGGTGTGTGGATCTTGGCaagagcagaagcagagctgaaTGTTGGTGTTGTTGACAACTTTGGGCTGGCTCTATCTTGGTGTGCATAGCTGGGCTGTCAGTTGGATCAGTGAACAGTGCAGTCTACTGGAAAAGGGAGGTGTTGACACTTGGTGAAACTGTCCTCCACATGCTCTTTGGCATCTGCTAACACCCATCTAAGGGTGGCATCAGCCTGTAAAGCTCACCTGCAGGAGTAGCATGGGAAAATCTCTAACACCTAACCTGCAAGTGTCACTGGCTTAGCTGATCTGAAAGCAAGAGTCAAAACTCATCCTATGAAGCTTCATAGCAGGGGCAGcgcagccccttccctgctcccaccccaccTCCGCGCCTCGCAAGGCCTGGGGAGTGCGGATGAACCGTCGGCCGCGCAGgctttgggttattttggggcagagtggctggaaagctgcctggcAGGAAAAGATCTGGGGCTGTTggttgacagcagctgaacgtgagccagtgtgtgcccaggtggccaagagggccagtggcatcctggctgtgtcagcaatggtgtggccagcaggaccagggcagtgattgcccccctgtgctgggcactgttGAGGCCACAGCTCAAACCCTgggttcagttttgggcccctcactacacaaaagacattgaggggctgcagtgtgtccagagaagggaaatggagctggggaaggggctggagcacaaggCTCCTTGGGAGTGGCTGGGggtgtttagtctggagaaaaggaggctcaggggggaacTTATGACTCCACAACACCTGAAATGAAGATACAGCAAGCTGGGGGTtgggctcttctcccaggtaacaaaTGACAAGATGACAAAATGGCCCCAAGTTATGCCagagagatttagattggatattaaggaaaatttcttcactaaaGGCACTGTCAAGCCCCagaatgggctgcccaggtCAGTgatggaatcaccatccctggaggtgtttaaaagcCGTGCAGttgtggcactgagggacatgAGTTAGTGGtagcttggcagtgctgggctaaTGGTTGGACCCATTGGATGATTCCAGAAGCTTTCCTAACCTAAAGAGCCCTGTGACTGTGAGGTGGGTGCAGTCCAAAAAGTTGTTAGCTGTAGGTGCATCACTACAGTGGCTGCAGGGGTGCTCCTTCAGCTTCTGCAGCATTCACTGACACAAAGGCTAAAGCACGTCATATCTTCTAACCCTCAAAACTTGAGATGATTAAGATCTTCTGCAACTGGACTGCATCTAGTGAGAGGCTCTTACAGCTTGAAGCCTCCTGTAGTAGTGGGGTGAAATGGGTGTGGTTATCTAGCATCTTTAGTCTGTTGTGTATCCCAGGAAGCACATAGCATCAAGCTGCTTGGAAGACATATATCTCTGTTGTGTAGAAGCTAAGGCCTCCTTAGCTGTAAAAATCAGGAATAGCTCCTGAGGAATAGGAGTTGTGTGTTGTAATGAATGTGGTATAGCAAGATGGGAATTTTATAGGGTAAGCAAGTCCATATGTAAGGGCTTAATGTCAAGGCTTTTTGAAGTCAAGTAGCACAGCTATAGCATTTTGTGGCTCCCCTTGCTGTACTGAACCTGCAGGGCTCCTTCAGGGAAGCCAAGAAATCCTTGTGTTGTGGATCAAAACGGGGTCTGTGATCTGATCCAGCACATAAAAGTGGCTGCCCCTCCAGAGGTGTGGAGAAGGGCCTCATTGGTAGGAAGAGTGTGCTCAGCCACTGGCAAGACCTTGTACTTGCTCTCACCATGCTAAGGTATATCCAGAATTGTATTCAggcctgctgcagctgatgaaCTTGTAGCTGCCTCACTGATCTGAAGAAGAGCAAATAAATGTGGAGCTCTGAAGCTCAGCTCTCTTGCTAATTGGATAGACCATTAGTGGTCCATGAAGTTGAAGGATGCAACTAAACAAACAAGTCATCATCTAATGGAGTAGATGACCAGCAATCGACTGCATGTTGAGATTTGTCACTGTAACCTTATTACACCAAAGCTGAGGTGGCAGTAGTCCGCTTCCTGTGCCCTTAGAGAAGCCACAGTCTGGTAGCAGTTTGCTTTGTAATTCAGCTGCCCTGTGTGGCTGTTACAACTGATTTAACCACAACATGTCCTTGGGATTTGGTTCTTTCACACTGCACAGCTGCTAGAGAAAGCTACCACTTCTCCAAGCTCATGATGGAGGAAAtgtggggggtttttttctttttttcttttttattttttcttttttttttttttttttcctgggaaactACTTAACAGCACAAAAAATCTTGAGTGTGGTATTAGACATGTGCCTGCTTACCCTTTACTTTGTGGCATGTGTAAGAATTATTAGCCTGTGTTGGGAGCTGGTATGATTTACTGCACTGCCTCAAGTCAAGGGAGATGGTCTGGGCTAGTATATCTACCAAATGGCCTGGAAATAGGATCCAGGAGGGTCTTGGTACAGTAAATGACAAGTGCTTAGCTCATCTACCTCTTGGTATTAAATTGCCACTCCTGGTCTGATATGGCCCATCCTGTGCAGTGGGCAGACACCTGGTCAGTGCTGAGTGTAGCCTTGAACTGGAGTCTGGTTTCAGGACTGCTGGGCCCTGCCTGTTGCTGGCTCCTTGCTGAGAGTCAGGTTTCTCAGACATCAGACTTGCTGCTTGCTTTCTTGAGGAATTGCATACAAATGGTTTATAATGGGATTGTTCTTCCTTTCTAGTGTGAAAGATGACTTCTAGGAAGAAAGTGTTACTGAAAGTCATCATCCTTGGAGACTCTGGGTAAGTGGAAGAGCCTTTAAGCTGCTAATCTCTCTCTGTCTAGAGCAGTGCTCTTGACTAGTGGGAGCCTGGATGTACTGTAAGAAAttagcagtgctgggaggagagaTTTTACAGCCCGTGATAGCTGTGTTACATCACAGTCTAAGAActcttccctgccctctgtctTGAATGTGTCCCTACAGTTTAGTATCTTGAGGTCCTGCCAAAATATTAAATGGGGAAAAGTGGTGGGCAGACCACTGCAGTAGCAGAGCAGAATAGCCTTTTGCAAGGAGGACATGTGTTGTTGAAAtgagtgttttaaaaaaataaaaagaaaaacactagTAAGCATTCTTAGGTCACTTCCTAAAATTCTGTCTCTGTCAGGACATAGTCTGTACCAAGCCATCTGCTTTGCTTCTCTGGGCTAGCTGGAGAGCACACCCCTTGGAGTGAAAGGCTTTGCTCTGTTCTCTCAGCAAGGAgtctgctctgctgtcacaggTTACTTGCTGTGCAGGCTGTAACCTGATTCCCATGACATAAGCCTTATTTATACCACTGTCCCCAGCAAGCTGTTATTCAGAGTGTTTCAGCCACACAGAGGGCATGTGAGCCTCTAAGCTTGCTCCCTGGGGAGGATCTCCACCTCTGGGTGCCTAGCAGATGTGTTTGTGAGCTGTTGCTATCTGAGATTTGTCTGTTTTTCCACCTCCTCCTTCTGCAGAGGCTGAAGATTACTGTTTGTGATGGGCTTCTCTGAAGCACTTCATCTTCCAAAATTGCCTTCATGGTCATAATGTGATATCAGCTCCTTACCAAGGATCAGATTAGTGATGGGGAAGTGAGGTTTCTCAGGATGTAATCCTTTGTATCCTTGGGTAGCTAATGCTCTTACTCAGCTGGTGCCTCAGCATCTCTTGGTGTGCAAGCCCCTTCTTGCAGAGGTGGGTGCTTTTTTCCTGGTTGAAAAGCCAGGAGGTTATGGCAGTGAAGAGCACTGGAATGTTCTCTTCAGGGTGGTTAACTCAAATATTGTTGTAGAAACAGCCTACCAAGTCTTTCTTCTGTGTGTTCCTGTGCAGGGTGGGAAAGACATCGCTCATGAACCAGTATGTGAACAAGAAATTCAGTAACCAGTACAAGGCTACGATAGGTGCAGACTTCCTGACAAAAGAAGTGATGGTGGATGACAGGCTAGTGACAATGCAGGTAAGGGGggactctgctccctgctgcaagGGGTGCCATCACCCCACTCATGTGGAAGCatctgctctggggcagcccagACTGGTGTAAGGGTCAGTGTACTGGGTGTGAATCTTGTTTGCACTGAGCTTCTGTTAGACATAATGCTTCTGGGCTTCTCTACAAATTTTTGCATGGGCTGAACAAGGAAACACAAAGATTAATCTGGGTTCAGCTAACAACAGCGTTTCTAGGCTCTGTTTAAAAAACTGGATTTGGTACTGTCAGTAAACTAGATCTTGTTAGAAACATTGACTTCCCTAGTACTCAAGAACTGGAAAGGGCTGGGAAAAGACTCCCAAGGTCAACCATTCATGTCACCCCAAGTCCTGTGGGTGTAGTGTTAACCTGCTAGCCTCTTTATGTCTCTAGTATCTGAAGCTTTCATCTCTCCATGGTGAAACTGATTGCAAAGCAGCAAAAGCTGCAGCCATCAGAAGAGTGTTTGGACTCTGCTGGTATCCAGGTGCATTCAAGCACTGCAGGCAGGTCACCTGCTGATCCTAATACCCAAGTCCTGCTTGCTCAGGACAAGGATATGTCTGTCCCTGCCTGAACACAAAAAGGGTCAACTATCTTTAGAAGGTGTTTCTGGCTTTTGATGCTTAGTGTCTACAGAAATCCCCAAGCCTTCAGGTGCTGTTCTCTGCCTAGCTGGGACTGTATATGCCTGGTTGGGGAGTTTTAGAATTAATGCCCTAATTGCAGACTGTGTCAGACTAGAACTGGCTTCTCTGCCCTGTCTTTTGCTCTAGATATGGGATACAGCAGGCCAAGAACGGTTTCAGTCTCTGGGAGTTGCCTTCTACAGGGGAGCAGATTGCTGTGTGCTGGTATTTGATGTCACGGCTCCCAACACGTTCAAAACCCTAGACAGCTGGAGGGACGAATTCCTCATTCAGGCCAGTCCAAGGGATCCTgagaattttccttttgttgtgCTGGGAAACAAGATTGACCTAGAAAACAGACAAGTGAGTACTGGGACTTACTAACCTCCTCTTAAGAAATTGCTGGGGTGGGAGACCTTGTAGAAACACAGGAGGGTTACCTGAGAAACGGGAGTGGGAGGTGCCTGAGAGTGGCTCAGATGTTGTCTGCCACCGGAGAAGGGTTTCTCCTGCCTGGAGAGGTCAGAGCACAGCATGCTCCTGCCCACTGGTGGAAGGATTGCAGCAGCTTGCTGGAGAGGTGCAAGGAAgggagctgcttctcctccccctgctgtgctgagcagctcccatGGGAACCGGCCAGTGCCCTGAGGTCTCATTGCTATGGGCATGGTCCTCCTTGCCCTGGGACTGGGTCTGTTGGGAGATGGGAAGTGGTCTCCTGTGTTCTGTTTCAAGGCTGCAGCTTTGAGGtcagagctgctcaggctggACATGAGGGATCTCTGGCCTTGCCCTGAAAATAAAacccctccctgcacagcagaagGTAGTGATGCTGCTCTCTGTCCACCCAGGTCACCACAAAACGGGCACAAGCCTGGTGCTACAGTAAAAACAACATCCCCTACTTTGAAACCAGTGCCAAGGAGGCCATTAATGTGGAACAAGCTTTCCAGACGATTGCACGAAATGCACTTAAACAGGTAGGGAGGGGGCCAGtgtgcagccctgtgctggtgctgtgggcagcctggggctcaccccagccttccccagctccttgtgtgctgggagctgtctgCAGAGCCGTGGCATTAATTAActcctccttctctcccacTAGGAAACCGAAGTGGAACTTTACAATGAATTCCCCGAACCCATCAAACTAGACAAGACTGACCGAGCGAAGGCTTCTGcggagagctgcagctgctgaggggagTGGGAGGGGTTGAGCACAGTCCTTCACAAATGAATATCACACTTAGGCCTTCAAACACACAGCCCctcttctgtgtttaaaatgaaattacaaaaaaaaaaaaaaaaaattgcatctcCAGCTGCCAAAATCCACCCATCTCTCATGAGCATCTGAGTCCTGCGCTTCAGAGCTCACGTCCCCACACCATCCACATCACACTTCATGGTAACAGACCTTTCTCTTAGTTTAAAATGGAAACTCTTATGTATGTTGGGAACTGAATCTAATTCCAGGTGTCCAATGGAGAGAAACTGTTTACAGGTAATCTGTGTAACAAGTTACATTTTTAACTGTCTCGTGTTTTCCCCGTGAAGGCTGCAACTGGAAAGGCTGATTACCCATAGTTCATTGCAAGCTCAGCACTCAGTCAGACTAGGTTGAGTTTTGTATGTATCTCTGTTAATGCTTGTTACTTTTAACTAATCAGATCTTTTTACAGTATCCATGTATTATGTAATGCTTCTTTAGGAAAAATCTTATAGTACATGTTAATATATGCAAccaattaaaaatgtataaattaGTGTAAAATTCCTGAATTACATGTTCAAGTACTGAAACACAGGTTGTGTAGAAAGTGAGGAGGACACTTGTGACCTGCAGCGTGCTAGCAACACAGAGTCCAGATAGAGGCAGTATTCTGTACAGTAGAGATGAACTATGTAAGCCTTCTTGTTTTGAGGCCAAAAAGGCttcattttctggaaaaatctgTCTGGCTTCCTTGTATCTAAATTCTCAGATTTGCATAACAGCATTGATATGCACACTGGATTATtggatttaaaattaaatacagctATGAAATGACCTCATTTGTTCACCTCCCCTACTGCTTAACTCCTGACATCCTGGAGCGAGcatgaggagccagagctgaggtGTGCCTGTGGCTCTTTGTGCTGTGGAAGGAGCTCCTCTCCCACGTGGGGTGTGGTAGCTGTCTCTTGATGAATGACCTGGACTATGAATTTTACCTTTCTTCTTACTGACTGCTAATCTGGATTTTTGGTATGGAAAAACTTGGCAATCTAGtccctttcctctcttcctttcttcctggtATTTGTTCTTGCGTTTGTAGCTTGCTTAAATGGAGCCCTTCTACCTGTTTTCCAGAGGTCTACATTCTAGTACGTAGGCTGAGCTCTTATGTAAAGAAACGAACATGATGCCAATAAACTTAACAAGAACAAACCTTCTTGTTTACTCCTGCTTCtgactctttttttcctctactaacattctttctttcctctgtctAGTCACCATTCCAGCAAGCCAGTGACTGCTAACTGAAGGACATTTGTGCTTGTTCCTTACTATAAAGTTTGTGCCTTCCAGTTTGTTTTTTGAGAGTGTGGGgtgagccagccctgcttccttGGCTTAGGCCACTGCTAGAGAGTTACCCCTCTGCTTCTCTGGAAGCTGCTTGCAGGGACAGGAATGATGCTGGCTCAGATCCCTCAGTGAGGGCAGTCCTTCAGCCTGTTCCTGGACAGCCTTTGTGTTTTGGGACAGGCTGTTAAAGCTCCTGCTGTCCTCCCCTTATAGGGGttgtgtgagcagggcaggctcagtCTTTCCTGGGGTTCCTTGGAGTGAGTTGAGGGCCTTTCCTTTGGTCCAGCATAGTCAAAGTTAAGCCTTTAAATTCTAGATGCTGGGTATGACCCTCTGCTTGCACTCACCAAGGCTGAGCTGACAACTGTACCCAGAGGAAGATGGAAAACAGAGTTTAGTGAAATGAGGGCAGTTATTTCAAGAGCTTTCTAACAGTTTTTGTGCTCCATATCCTATTTTATGGTGCTGTCCTATCACACTTTTCTCACTTGACTGGGCTTTTGCTGTCCACATCAATCTCAAATAACTCCACTAGCACTGTGTCCTGGTGGGACTGCTTTTCTATCTGCATCCTTTTTGAAAGACTTTGACCTTCTGCTCATCTCCATTTAAAGTGTTCTGCACTTGTTTTCTGTGGATACAGCTGGACTGTGGACAAAACCAagctgggggaggggggaacaATAACCCTGAAGTTTTTGGGGAAAGGGGATGGTCTGAACTTTGCAGCCTGCTTTGGTCTTGGGTGGTGGAGCTGAGGCTGCAAGGGCTGTGGCTGAGCCCTGAAGCGACCCTGTGTTTAATGTCTTTCCAGTCAGATAAACTGGCACTAGCCCAAGGCAGAGGGAGAATGCTCCAGATGGGGTAGGACAGCTGTGGGGCTCCTTGCCACAGGATGTTATGGATGCtaaaggggaggggaggattCCATTTGCCACCTACGTACCAGTGTTTTCACAGGTGGAAATGCACACAAAACCGGTGCAGGAGGCAAGCAGCATGGGAACTGGTGCCCTGCTGTTACACTCACGGGTGGTGTTGTCACAGATGGGGACTGGTGTTCTGCAAGAGTAACTGTCATCACTGTGGCCTGGAGAAGGCAGCTGCACTGActgtcactgcaggggacacacacacacacttaaaACCACTCCCTGCACCACTGGAGTCTTGTGGCTTTTACTTTTGTGATGACCTCTGTGGCTGGTGCAATGGCAGTGAGTGCAAGTGTGACTTGTTGCTGGGTGAATCCCAGAGGAAATCTAGTCCTGGCAGAGGCTGAAACATTCAGCTGGTTcttggggaggaggaaaagaccCAAAGAAGGAGCCTGGCTGGACGAGGGGAGGGGGTCGGTTCCCAAATCCACTGTTCCTAGGCATAACAGGAaaagctccagcagctcagggctggtgAAGGGGGTGAAGCCGAGCGAGGTCGCGGCAGGGCAGGCAGCGGCGCTGGAACTGCTCAGACGGCAGCTGCGATGTGCGAACATGAAAGCTGGGCAATCACACAACCGcatctgtgctgcagggctgcgtGGGGCGAGCAGAGCCAAGGGAATTCCAGTCGGACCGCCGCCGGCACGTGGAAGGCGGCAGAGAGCCGGGCTGCGAAGCCCGGGGCGGGAGCGCTCCCGCAGCCTTGGCAGCGGCACCTGGCAGGTTTTCGGGGCCGGAGCCATCCTGCGCTGCAGCCTGCCTGCCCTGACCCCCAGGagccctcctgccagcccagcccggctcgCTGCCAGCACGCCCCGCACACCTGCAGCCCCGAGCGGCCGCACCGCCACCAGCCCCAGGTGCGCCGGGACCCGCAGGGAAACGGGTCAACAAACACAAACATGCTCCGTTCCTACGGGCACACCGAGTGTTTCCAGGCAAACACGGGTGTGTTCGCTGTTTACATACTCATTACTCCAGCAGccatgtgtgtatgtgtatatttaCCAGGACACATCTTTTGGAGAGCACAAAGAGGCACGGAGCTGGGTGTGTGAATTGCTGTGTTACACAGGCAAATCTCCCAAGGCTCAGAGACAGCACCAGTTACAGGTTTCTATTCATGAGACATATGTGGTTGCAGCCTTACCCACGTACACACGTGTAGCATaaagtatttctttcttcatatGCATAAATATGCTCGGAGAAGGAGAAAATCTCACACATAGATATGGCTACACCCATATAtactttatttatatattatagaagaaaatttaaatattaatta harbors:
- the RAB7A gene encoding ras-related protein Rab-7a, producing MTSRKKVLLKVIILGDSGVGKTSLMNQYVNKKFSNQYKATIGADFLTKEVMVDDRLVTMQIWDTAGQERFQSLGVAFYRGADCCVLVFDVTAPNTFKTLDSWRDEFLIQASPRDPENFPFVVLGNKIDLENRQVTTKRAQAWCYSKNNIPYFETSAKEAINVEQAFQTIARNALKQETEVELYNEFPEPIKLDKTDRAKASAESCSC